The following proteins come from a genomic window of Halorussus halophilus:
- a CDS encoding acyl-CoA mutase large subunit family protein, translating to MFDADDLDEIRSAREEWEDETVGPTVERFGERKETFTTDTGGQEVDRLYTPNDVADLDYNEDLGFPGEEPYTRGVYSTMHRGRLWTMRQYAGFGTPEETNERFEYLIENGSSGLSMAFDLPTQMGYDSDAAMAAGEVGKSGVAIDSLHDMETVFDGIPLDEVSTSMTINAPASVLLAMYIAVGDKQGVDREELRGTIQNDLLKEYVARNTYIYPPEPSMRIITDIFEFCAQETPKFNTISISGYHIREAGATAAQEVAFTLGNGIEYVEAALDAGLDVDDFAPQLSFFFNAHNNVLEEVAKFRAARRMWAKIMEERFDAENPKSKQLKFHTQTAGSTLTAQQVDNNIVRVAYQALAAVLGGTQSLHTNGKDEALALPTEESVRTALRTQQIAAHESGAADTIDPLAGSYYVESLTDGVEEDAFDILDTVDEKGGMLQAIENQWVQRQIQDTAYERQREIEEQERIIVGVNEFEVDEEPEVDIQEVTEEDEQRQIGRLESVKEDRDDEEVQAKLDALREAAEGDENVMPYIVDAVKVYATVGEVCNVLRETFGEYKPGAAV from the coding sequence ATGTTCGACGCGGACGACCTCGACGAGATACGCTCGGCCCGCGAAGAGTGGGAGGACGAGACAGTCGGACCCACAGTCGAGCGGTTCGGCGAGCGCAAGGAGACGTTCACGACCGACACCGGCGGACAGGAAGTAGACCGCCTCTACACGCCCAACGACGTCGCAGACCTCGACTACAACGAGGATTTGGGCTTCCCCGGCGAAGAGCCGTACACGCGCGGCGTCTACTCCACGATGCACCGCGGGCGACTCTGGACCATGCGCCAGTACGCCGGGTTCGGCACGCCTGAAGAGACCAACGAGCGATTCGAGTACCTCATCGAAAACGGGTCGTCTGGCCTCTCGATGGCGTTCGACCTGCCGACTCAGATGGGCTACGATTCGGACGCCGCGATGGCCGCGGGCGAAGTCGGCAAGTCCGGGGTCGCCATCGACTCCCTGCACGACATGGAGACCGTCTTCGACGGCATCCCGCTGGACGAAGTGAGTACGTCGATGACCATCAACGCGCCCGCTTCCGTCCTGCTGGCGATGTACATCGCAGTCGGCGACAAGCAGGGCGTCGATAGGGAGGAGCTACGCGGGACGATTCAGAACGACCTGCTGAAGGAGTACGTCGCGCGCAACACCTACATCTACCCGCCGGAGCCGTCGATGCGCATCATCACGGACATCTTCGAGTTCTGCGCCCAAGAGACGCCGAAGTTCAACACTATCTCTATCTCTGGCTACCACATCCGAGAGGCGGGCGCGACGGCCGCCCAAGAAGTCGCCTTTACCTTGGGCAACGGCATCGAGTACGTCGAGGCCGCACTCGACGCCGGACTGGACGTTGACGACTTCGCGCCCCAGCTTTCGTTCTTCTTCAACGCGCACAACAACGTCCTCGAAGAGGTCGCGAAGTTCCGCGCCGCGCGGCGCATGTGGGCCAAGATTATGGAAGAGCGATTCGACGCCGAGAATCCCAAGAGCAAACAACTCAAGTTCCACACCCAGACCGCTGGCTCGACGCTCACCGCTCAACAGGTGGACAACAACATCGTCCGCGTGGCCTACCAAGCCCTCGCCGCAGTTCTGGGCGGCACCCAGAGCCTCCACACCAACGGCAAGGACGAAGCTTTGGCCCTGCCCACCGAAGAGAGCGTCAGAACTGCCCTGCGCACCCAGCAAATCGCGGCCCACGAGTCCGGTGCCGCAGACACCATCGACCCGCTCGCGGGGAGCTACTACGTCGAGAGTCTGACCGACGGCGTCGAGGAGGACGCCTTCGACATCTTGGACACGGTGGACGAGAAGGGCGGCATGTTGCAGGCCATCGAGAACCAGTGGGTCCAGCGCCAGATTCAGGATACGGCCTACGAGCGCCAGCGCGAAATCGAAGAACAAGAGCGCATCATCGTCGGCGTCAACGAGTTCGAAGTGGACGAAGAGCCAGAGGTAGACATTCAGGAAGTCACCGAGGAGGACGAACAGCGCCAGATTGGCAGACTAGAGTCGGTCAAAGAGGACCGCGACGACGAAGAAGTTCAAGCCAAACTCGACGCGCTCCGTGAGGCCGCCGAGGGCGACGAAAACGTCATGCCGTACATCGTGGACGCCGTGAAGGTGTACGCGACTGTCGGTGAGGTCTGCAACGTTCTGCGCGAGACCTTCGGTGAGTACAAG
- a CDS encoding GNAT family N-acetyltransferase: MYVRDAKNREEVWLLDHIEAMGLDETAFRSRDYVVAIDETNGAKAGFGRIRIHKTDEGELCELTSIGVLEDWRRQGVGAHVVERLVEHARDAGFEVVYALTSATDYLSQFGFRGIDTSKLPAKLQERLEAKRGSLDPDAVGMALAVDSFEMPPRLRERFKGAQPSEEESEPEESAEDFGIDPDRATYKYDTGN, from the coding sequence ATGTACGTCCGGGACGCGAAAAACAGAGAAGAGGTCTGGCTACTCGACCACATCGAAGCGATGGGCCTCGACGAGACAGCGTTCCGTTCCCGCGATTACGTCGTCGCCATCGACGAGACGAACGGCGCGAAGGCCGGATTCGGCCGTATTCGTATCCACAAGACAGACGAGGGCGAACTCTGCGAACTGACGAGCATCGGCGTCCTCGAAGACTGGCGCAGGCAGGGCGTCGGCGCACACGTCGTCGAGCGACTGGTCGAACACGCCCGCGACGCGGGTTTCGAAGTCGTCTACGCGCTGACCAGCGCGACGGACTACCTCTCGCAGTTCGGCTTCCGGGGCATCGACACGTCCAAACTCCCCGCGAAACTCCAAGAGCGACTCGAAGCCAAGCGCGGGAGTCTCGACCCCGACGCAGTCGGGATGGCGCTGGCCGTCGATAGCTTCGAGATGCCGCCCCGACTCCGCGAGCGGTTCAAGGGTGCCCAACCGAGCGAGGAAGAGTCGGAACCGGAAGAGAGCGCGGAGGACTTCGGCATCGACCCCGACCGCGCGACCTATAAGTACGACACTGGGAACTAG
- a CDS encoding MGMT family protein: MDDVAGIFARESPYLERYVQLGIASGRVLSVSFPDAPDEDAEVDHELLDRIFDYLSGVEDDFSDVEIALTVPTDQRRALDRVREIPYGDQINVETLARMTSGIDHTDEDDLNTVRTALDQNPAPLLIPDHRVRDGPSAAPPAIEQKLRSLEGL; the protein is encoded by the coding sequence ATGGACGACGTTGCTGGTATCTTCGCGCGCGAGTCACCGTACTTGGAGCGGTACGTCCAACTCGGTATCGCCAGTGGGCGCGTGCTTAGCGTCTCGTTCCCCGACGCGCCCGACGAAGACGCAGAGGTAGACCACGAACTGTTAGACCGTATCTTCGACTATCTGAGCGGCGTCGAAGACGACTTCTCGGACGTCGAAATCGCGCTGACGGTACCGACCGACCAGCGGCGCGCGCTGGACCGCGTGCGCGAGATTCCCTACGGCGACCAGATAAACGTCGAGACGCTGGCCCGCATGACCAGCGGCATCGACCACACCGACGAGGACGACCTGAACACGGTGCGCACCGCGCTCGACCAGAATCCCGCGCCGCTGTTGATTCCGGACCACAGGGTGCGGGACGGGCCGAGTGCCGCGCCTCCAGCGATAGAGCAGAAGTTGCGGTCGCTTGAGGGACTGTAA
- the trpC gene encoding indole-3-glycerol phosphate synthase, translating to MNESQELAPAVRSILRTAEARGDPGAERLSVDARSFPDALAAAEADGRVPVIAEVKPTSPTTEGTREADPVKLAEQMVAGGAAALSVLTEPEHFGGSPENLRRVRDAVDVPVLRKDFVLEESQLDSVEADLVLLIARFVGDDLPGLVAAAEERGFQPLVEVHDRTELEQAVEAGAKLIGVNNRDLAKLEVNLETFESVAPHVPDDVTLIAESGISSSADARRMRDAGADGLLVGSAIMDGEITENTRRLTQA from the coding sequence ATGAACGAGAGCCAGGAGCTCGCGCCCGCCGTTCGCTCTATCCTCCGGACGGCGGAGGCGCGAGGAGACCCCGGCGCCGAGAGGCTGTCGGTGGACGCACGGTCGTTCCCCGACGCGCTCGCGGCGGCCGAAGCCGACGGACGCGTTCCGGTAATCGCGGAGGTGAAGCCGACGAGTCCCACGACAGAAGGAACTCGCGAGGCGGACCCCGTAAAATTGGCCGAACAGATGGTCGCGGGCGGCGCGGCCGCCCTCTCGGTGCTGACCGAACCCGAACACTTCGGCGGGTCTCCCGAGAACCTGCGGCGCGTGCGCGACGCAGTAGACGTACCCGTGCTTCGGAAAGATTTCGTTCTGGAGGAATCGCAACTCGACTCTGTGGAAGCCGACCTCGTCTTGCTCATCGCGCGCTTCGTCGGTGACGACTTGCCGGGCTTGGTGGCGGCCGCAGAAGAACGGGGCTTCCAGCCACTCGTGGAGGTCCACGACCGAACGGAGTTGGAGCAGGCAGTCGAGGCGGGCGCGAAGCTAATCGGCGTGAACAACCGCGACTTGGCGAAGTTGGAGGTGAACCTCGAAACGTTCGAGTCCGTCGCGCCCCACGTTCCGGACGACGTGACCCTGATTGCTGAAAGCGGCATCTCCTCGTCGGCGGACGCCCGGCGAATGCGGGATGCCGGGGCCGACGGCTTGCTCGTCGGCTCTGCGATAATGGACGGAGAAATCACGGAGAACACGCGGAGGTTGACACAGGCATGA
- the trpB gene encoding tryptophan synthase subunit beta: MSSKSKFGEYGGQYVPEALMPAIEELTDAYERYVLDNEDGFMDEFRGRLRDFGGRPTPLQRADRLSERYDREIYLKREDLVHGGAHKLNNALGQVLLAKYMGKDRIVAETGAGQHGTATAMACAHLGIDCEIYMGRTDINRQRPNVFRMRIHDAEVNPVDIGSGTLKEAINATMRDWATNVEDTHYVIGSVVGPHPFPKMVRDFQSVISEEAREQIREQAGRLPDSVVACAGGGSNTMGAFHEFVGDEEVSLFAVEAGGSSLSIDEEEGLAPHSASLSTGDEGVLHGARTKLLQNSEGQILESHSVSAGLDYSGVGPELAHLVDEERVTPVNVGDDAALEAFHRLSKLEGIIPALESSHALGYLERASETDARSGDVPDLGDLVVVNVSGRGDKDLDTVIEESDRRDIDAAPSMEVFEG; the protein is encoded by the coding sequence ATGAGTAGCAAATCTAAATTCGGCGAGTACGGCGGCCAGTACGTCCCCGAGGCACTGATGCCCGCCATCGAAGAGTTGACCGACGCCTACGAACGCTACGTCCTCGACAACGAGGACGGCTTTATGGACGAGTTCCGCGGGCGTCTGCGCGACTTCGGCGGCCGGCCGACGCCGCTCCAGCGCGCGGACAGATTGAGCGAGCGATACGACCGCGAAATCTATCTCAAGCGCGAAGATTTGGTCCACGGCGGCGCGCACAAGTTGAACAACGCTCTCGGACAGGTCCTGCTGGCGAAGTACATGGGCAAAGACCGCATCGTCGCCGAGACGGGCGCTGGCCAGCACGGCACCGCGACGGCGATGGCCTGCGCGCATCTGGGTATCGATTGTGAAATCTACATGGGTCGCACCGACATCAATCGCCAGCGGCCCAACGTCTTCCGGATGCGAATCCACGACGCCGAGGTGAACCCGGTGGACATCGGTTCGGGGACCTTGAAAGAGGCCATCAACGCCACGATGCGCGACTGGGCGACCAACGTCGAGGACACCCACTACGTCATCGGGTCGGTCGTCGGGCCCCACCCGTTCCCGAAGATGGTCCGGGACTTCCAGTCGGTCATCAGCGAGGAAGCCCGCGAGCAGATTCGAGAGCAAGCGGGGCGACTCCCCGACAGCGTCGTCGCCTGTGCGGGCGGCGGGTCGAACACGATGGGTGCGTTTCACGAGTTCGTGGGCGATGAAGAAGTGAGCCTCTTCGCAGTCGAAGCAGGTGGCTCCTCGCTGTCGATAGACGAAGAAGAAGGCCTCGCACCACACTCCGCCTCACTCTCGACCGGCGACGAGGGCGTCCTGCACGGTGCCCGGACGAAACTGCTTCAGAACTCGGAGGGGCAGATTCTCGAATCGCACAGCGTGAGCGCGGGTCTCGACTACTCCGGGGTCGGCCCAGAACTTGCTCATCTCGTGGACGAGGAGCGCGTGACACCCGTCAACGTCGGCGACGACGCCGCGCTGGAGGCGTTCCACCGACTGTCGAAGTTGGAGGGTATCATCCCAGCGCTCGAATCGAGTCACGCGCTGGGGTACCTCGAACGCGCGTCGGAAACCGACGCGCGTTCTGGCGACGTACCAGACCTCGGGGACCTCGTAGTCGTCAACGTCTCCGGGCGCGGCGACAAGGACTTAGATACCGTTATCGAGGAGAGCGACCGACGGGACATCGACGCCGCGCCGTCGATGGAGGTGTTCGAGGGATGA
- the trpA gene encoding tryptophan synthase subunit alpha, with protein sequence MSGSEREREIESKHESDIEAAFADEPALVSYVAAGDPNAEETKEYVRALVRGGSDVIELGLPFSEPIAEGPTIQQAIRRALDAGMTPDRYFDLVADLDVDVPLVCMTYYNLIYQYGTSEARRASEHASGEAASQRGVEPFVAAAAEAGISGLIVPDLPVDESAPLKEACDAHGLDLIFMVAPTTTDDRLERMLDRATGFVYVQGRLGTTGARSDVSDETHVSLGRLDQTELPKAVGFGISEREHAREIVGGGADGIIVGSAFVDIVASQENVAERLEAKASELKAGALEARAEVPEPERT encoded by the coding sequence ATGAGCGGGAGTGAGCGCGAACGAGAAATCGAGAGCAAGCACGAGAGCGACATCGAAGCGGCGTTCGCCGACGAACCGGCGCTGGTTTCCTACGTCGCGGCAGGCGACCCGAATGCCGAGGAGACCAAAGAGTACGTCCGCGCGCTCGTTCGCGGTGGCTCGGACGTGATAGAATTAGGTCTCCCCTTCTCGGAACCCATCGCGGAAGGCCCCACCATCCAGCAGGCGATTCGGCGGGCGCTCGACGCGGGCATGACGCCCGACCGGTACTTCGACCTCGTGGCCGATTTGGACGTTGACGTGCCGCTGGTCTGCATGACCTACTACAACCTGATTTACCAGTATGGGACGAGCGAGGCGCGACGCGCCTCGGAACACGCGAGCGGCGAAGCCGCGAGCCAGCGAGGCGTCGAACCGTTCGTCGCGGCCGCGGCGGAGGCAGGCATCTCGGGCCTCATCGTCCCCGACCTGCCAGTAGACGAGAGCGCCCCGCTAAAAGAAGCGTGCGACGCGCACGGACTCGACCTGATTTTCATGGTCGCGCCGACGACGACGGACGACCGACTCGAACGGATGCTCGACCGAGCGACCGGCTTCGTCTACGTGCAGGGCCGTCTCGGCACGACCGGCGCGCGCTCGGACGTGAGCGACGAGACCCACGTCAGTCTCGGCCGACTCGACCAGACTGAACTGCCGAAAGCGGTCGGCTTCGGCATCAGTGAGAGAGAACACGCCCGCGAAATCGTTGGCGGCGGCGCAGACGGCATCATCGTCGGGAGCGCGTTCGTAGATATTGTGGCGTCCCAAGAGAACGTCGCCGAGCGCCTCGAAGCGAAAGCCAGCGAACTCAAGGCGGGCGCGCTCGAAGCACGGGCAGAAGTACCGGAACCGGAACGAACTTAA
- a CDS encoding 2-amino-3,7-dideoxy-D-threo-hept-6-ulosonate synthase: MDAGIAARLERIGTGGRYVIVPMDHGITLGAVKGLKDIESTIDAVTRGGADSVLTQKGIAPRVHDNKNGKGYIVHLNASTTIGPDSNDKRITGTVKDAVQAGADAVSLHLNVGSNYEPKQIEDLAEVTAEAQEYGMPVLAMSYARGPGIDEHDAESLGHAVRLAEELGADVVKTAYSGDAASFEHVVESTRLPVVIAGGSPEGDRATLEAVRGAMDAGAAGVSMGRSIFQHDDPESIARAVAKVVHEDWSAEDALREAGLVVEA; this comes from the coding sequence ATGGACGCAGGAATCGCGGCACGGCTCGAACGCATCGGCACAGGCGGGCGATACGTAATCGTCCCGATGGACCACGGCATCACACTGGGGGCTGTCAAAGGCCTCAAAGACATCGAATCGACCATCGACGCGGTGACTCGCGGCGGCGCAGACTCGGTACTGACCCAGAAAGGCATCGCACCACGGGTCCACGACAACAAGAACGGTAAGGGCTACATCGTCCACCTGAACGCCTCCACGACGATTGGCCCGGATTCGAACGACAAGCGCATCACCGGCACGGTCAAGGACGCCGTGCAGGCCGGAGCGGACGCAGTTTCTCTCCATCTCAACGTCGGCAGTAACTACGAACCGAAGCAAATCGAAGACTTGGCGGAAGTGACTGCGGAGGCCCAGGAGTACGGCATGCCCGTGCTGGCGATGTCCTACGCCCGCGGGCCGGGCATCGACGAACACGACGCCGAGAGTCTGGGCCACGCGGTCAGACTCGCGGAGGAGTTGGGCGCTGACGTAGTAAAGACGGCCTACAGCGGCGACGCGGCGAGCTTCGAACACGTCGTGGAATCGACGCGCTTGCCGGTGGTGATTGCTGGAGGTTCGCCAGAAGGCGATAGGGCGACACTGGAGGCAGTTCGTGGGGCGATGGACGCGGGTGCGGCGGGAGTCTCGATGGGTCGGTCTATCTTCCAGCACGACGACCCCGAGTCGATAGCGCGGGCGGTTGCGAAGGTGGTTCACGAGGACTGGTCTGCGGAAGACGCGCTTCGTGAAGCGGGATTGGTCGTCGAGGCGTGA
- the mfnA gene encoding tyrosine decarboxylase MfnA: MRTSKQTQQKLPVMQRESQEFGQVLSSMCTEPHPRAAEAAQQFLSSNPGDPTTYPAVAELETEVIATLGELTGLDSPEGYVASGGTEANLQAVRAARNLAESDTPNVVAPESVHFSFQKAADVLDVELRVFEVGDDRRADPADALRLADEDTALVVGVAGTTEYGRVDPIPKLADVAREVDSLLHVDAAWGGFVLPFTDWEWNFDHAAIDTMAIDPHKMGQAPVPAGGFLARDEAILDALAVDTPYLESTKQATLTGTRSGAGVAGAHAALEAQWPEGYRENYERGQANADWLADELVSQGYDVVDPVLPLVAADIPHETVEALQDQGWRVSPTGSGELRVVCMPHVTREMLEQFVADVDDL, from the coding sequence ATCAGAACGTCTAAACAGACCCAACAAAAATTACCAGTCATGCAGCGTGAGTCGCAGGAGTTCGGGCAGGTTCTCTCCTCGATGTGTACGGAGCCCCACCCCCGTGCCGCGGAGGCCGCCCAGCAGTTCCTGTCGAGCAACCCCGGCGACCCGACCACCTACCCAGCGGTCGCCGAACTCGAAACTGAGGTCATCGCCACGCTCGGCGAGTTGACCGGTCTCGACTCGCCAGAGGGCTACGTCGCCAGTGGCGGCACCGAGGCCAACCTTCAGGCCGTCCGCGCCGCGCGCAACCTCGCCGAGAGCGACACTCCGAACGTCGTCGCGCCCGAGAGCGTCCACTTCAGTTTTCAAAAGGCCGCCGACGTACTCGACGTCGAACTGCGCGTCTTCGAGGTGGGCGACGACCGGCGCGCGGACCCCGCCGACGCCCTGCGACTGGCCGACGAGGACACGGCCCTCGTAGTCGGCGTCGCCGGAACCACCGAGTACGGGCGCGTGGACCCGATTCCGAAACTCGCCGACGTGGCACGGGAAGTCGATTCACTCCTGCACGTGGACGCCGCGTGGGGCGGGTTCGTCCTGCCCTTTACCGACTGGGAGTGGAACTTCGACCACGCGGCGATTGACACGATGGCTATCGACCCCCACAAGATGGGCCAAGCGCCCGTCCCGGCGGGCGGGTTCCTCGCGCGCGACGAGGCGATTCTCGACGCGCTCGCGGTCGATACTCCGTATCTCGAATCGACCAAGCAGGCGACGCTCACCGGCACACGGAGCGGCGCAGGGGTCGCTGGAGCGCACGCCGCCCTCGAAGCGCAGTGGCCCGAGGGCTACCGCGAGAACTACGAGCGCGGGCAGGCCAACGCTGACTGGTTGGCCGACGAACTCGTCTCGCAGGGGTACGACGTGGTGGACCCCGTCCTGCCGCTCGTGGCGGCCGACATCCCACACGAGACCGTCGAAGCACTGCAAGACCAAGGCTGGCGCGTCTCGCCCACTGGCTCTGGCGAGTTGCGCGTCGTCTGCATGCCGCACGTGACCCGCGAGATGTTGGAGCAGTTCGTGGCAGACGTAGACGACCTCTGA
- a CDS encoding rhodanese-like domain-containing protein, whose translation MTELDRTAWGMAEAADAEVESVTVAELAAELDNEETVVVDVRDIREVWLEGSIPGVEHAPRGMIEFWADPETKYYKEFFTTERRYVCYCNEAGRSALAAKRLEEMGYPDVAHLEGGFTAWQDAGEEVVEVPQKEYK comes from the coding sequence ATGACCGAACTGGACCGGACCGCGTGGGGGATGGCCGAGGCGGCCGACGCCGAAGTCGAGTCGGTGACCGTCGCAGAACTGGCGGCCGAGTTGGACAACGAAGAGACAGTCGTCGTAGACGTGCGCGACATCCGGGAAGTGTGGCTCGAAGGCTCGATTCCCGGCGTCGAACACGCACCGCGCGGCATGATCGAGTTCTGGGCCGACCCGGAGACGAAGTACTACAAGGAGTTTTTCACGACAGAGAGACGTTACGTCTGCTACTGCAACGAGGCCGGACGCTCGGCACTGGCCGCCAAGCGACTCGAAGAGATGGGCTATCCCGACGTGGCGCACCTCGAAGGCGGCTTTACCGCGTGGCAGGACGCTGGCGAAGAAGTCGTCGAGGTGCCCCAGAAAGAGTACAAGTAG
- a CDS encoding DUF3267 domain-containing protein: MPSPESSQSSQKSRLFDGADASDASEEERADPEPPGPPETPQGYRDPVEFNYPPLWLAVGSFVLFFTAVVGFGWLMGTLRNELVFEFTLGPAGMATVVVALGATFVVHELVHGTVYKLLGYRVSYGVAINIGALYAAAFGQFQTRRDNVLCAMAPLAVFTVVLTPLLAGPLPVALLAFFVLVVNTSGAIGDLYITWRLLRMPPGTLLYDVDARHSYVFYPKRD; encoded by the coding sequence ATGCCTTCGCCAGAGTCGTCCCAGTCGTCACAGAAATCGCGTCTATTCGACGGGGCTGACGCGTCCGACGCGTCCGAAGAGGAACGCGCGGATCCAGAACCACCAGGCCCACCCGAGACGCCGCAGGGCTACCGCGACCCCGTGGAGTTCAACTATCCGCCGCTGTGGCTGGCCGTGGGGTCGTTCGTCCTCTTCTTCACCGCCGTTGTGGGGTTCGGCTGGCTCATGGGCACGCTCCGGAACGAGTTGGTGTTCGAATTTACGCTCGGACCAGCAGGAATGGCAACCGTCGTCGTCGCACTCGGGGCGACGTTCGTGGTCCACGAACTGGTCCACGGGACGGTCTACAAACTGCTCGGCTACCGAGTGAGCTACGGCGTGGCGATTAATATCGGCGCGCTCTACGCCGCCGCCTTCGGCCAGTTCCAGACTCGGCGGGACAACGTTCTCTGTGCGATGGCTCCGCTGGCCGTGTTCACCGTCGTACTGACGCCACTGCTCGCTGGGCCACTGCCGGTGGCACTGCTCGCGTTCTTCGTGCTGGTGGTCAACACCTCCGGCGCTATCGGCGACCTCTACATCACGTGGCGACTCCTGCGGATGCCACCGGGCACGCTGCTGTACGACGTTGACGCGCGACACTCGTACGTCTTTTATCCCAAACGGGACTAG
- a CDS encoding YegP family protein encodes MVTGSMFDHEYTLVAHPRIRLRAAYRRAEDSEATDTPLTALSCCFDYRADGRWTEAGTTVGLPEHPEEAGVEWQGFHVALYRDDEEVVARDFSVVSELAEAVDTVDRFAPALADRGRKLVGKVTERRSKSTAESTPERTTATPIEMPQSDGTTVEALAPPAQATFEVYEAEAGEGWRWRLVHDNGNVIADSNQGYSSKRAAEQGIRSVKRNALGAAVEEREH; translated from the coding sequence ATGGTCACTGGTAGCATGTTCGACCACGAGTACACGCTCGTCGCACATCCCCGCATCCGACTGCGCGCGGCGTACCGTCGCGCCGAAGACAGCGAGGCGACTGATACGCCTCTCACCGCACTCAGTTGCTGTTTCGACTACCGCGCCGACGGCCGGTGGACCGAAGCAGGGACGACCGTCGGGCTTCCCGAACATCCCGAAGAGGCGGGCGTCGAGTGGCAGGGGTTTCACGTCGCGCTGTACCGCGACGACGAGGAGGTGGTCGCGCGGGACTTCTCAGTAGTCTCGGAACTCGCCGAGGCCGTCGATACGGTCGATAGGTTCGCGCCCGCGCTCGCCGACCGCGGCCGGAAGTTGGTCGGCAAGGTAACAGAGAGACGGTCGAAGTCAACCGCTGAATCGACTCCAGAACGAACAACCGCGACGCCAATCGAGATGCCACAGTCGGACGGCACCACCGTCGAAGCGCTCGCACCACCTGCGCAGGCCACCTTCGAGGTGTATGAAGCAGAAGCAGGCGAGGGGTGGCGCTGGCGACTCGTCCACGACAACGGCAACGTCATCGCCGATTCGAACCAGGGCTACTCCTCGAAGCGCGCCGCCGAACAGGGAATTCGGAGCGTCAAGCGCAACGCGCTGGGTGCCGCTGTGGAGGAGCGAGAACACTAG
- a CDS encoding YqaA family protein translates to MEHVVETATGWVGLAIIFVYSFLIAFALPGVSEVVLVAPLDLGLSQFGRLALIILVSAVGKAAGSVFAFHIGQEAKESGPVIKFLRESRFDVIEWSEKKTLKLARKWGYLGMALALSVPFFPDTLSIYAFAVLEEDYVKFALATFAGSVGRLLVTLGVVGAAAGVSV, encoded by the coding sequence ATGGAGCACGTCGTCGAGACGGCGACCGGTTGGGTCGGTCTGGCGATTATCTTCGTCTACTCGTTCCTCATCGCGTTCGCACTGCCGGGCGTGAGCGAAGTCGTGCTGGTCGCGCCACTGGACCTCGGACTCAGTCAGTTCGGGCGACTCGCGCTCATCATCCTCGTCAGCGCGGTCGGCAAAGCCGCCGGGAGCGTCTTCGCGTTCCACATCGGCCAAGAAGCCAAGGAGTCCGGGCCGGTCATCAAGTTCCTCAGAGAGTCGCGCTTCGACGTAATCGAGTGGTCCGAGAAGAAGACGCTGAAACTCGCGCGCAAGTGGGGGTACCTCGGAATGGCGCTCGCGCTCTCGGTGCCCTTCTTCCCCGACACGCTCTCGATTTACGCGTTTGCGGTCCTCGAAGAAGATTACGTCAAGTTCGCGCTGGCGACGTTTGCGGGAAGCGTCGGCCGTCTGCTGGTGACGCTCGGAGTCGTCGGCGCGGCGGCCGGAGTCTCGGTCTGA
- a CDS encoding cupin domain-containing protein has translation MEKVAIEDVENEQNPMKVHSVRKPISRELGTEEFAMNYFELEVGESFSGGLHTHEDQEEVFYVESGIATFEVTKEREEVQVADGELIRFPPGEFQKGYNDGEDTVVGWALGAPGAMHDWDELYSLAYCPECEEETKQNVRLGAGSFELTCTECGNTQG, from the coding sequence ATGGAGAAAGTCGCAATCGAGGACGTCGAAAACGAGCAGAACCCGATGAAGGTTCACAGCGTTCGCAAGCCCATCTCCCGAGAGTTAGGCACCGAAGAGTTTGCGATGAACTACTTCGAACTCGAAGTGGGCGAGTCCTTCTCCGGCGGCCTGCACACCCACGAGGACCAAGAGGAAGTCTTCTACGTCGAGTCAGGAATCGCGACCTTCGAAGTCACGAAAGAGCGCGAAGAAGTCCAAGTCGCAGACGGAGAACTCATCCGCTTCCCGCCGGGCGAGTTCCAGAAGGGGTACAACGATGGGGAAGACACCGTCGTCGGGTGGGCACTCGGCGCGCCCGGCGCGATGCACGACTGGGACGAACTCTACTCGCTCGCGTACTGTCCCGAGTGCGAGGAAGAGACGAAACAGAACGTGAGACTCGGCGCTGGCTCGTTCGAACTCACGTGCACCGAGTGCGGTAACACGCAGGGATAA